TTCATCACTGCATAAGTCTCTGGTGCCACctacagtaaaaagaaaagattgaATCATTTTGGAAGCCAATatgaaataactgctggagatTATTCCTGGTAATTGTTAGTAAATTAGTACTACCTTCTtaagtcttgatgcatgctccaTGTacagaaatcccaaaaagttgctTCTggtcatctggatgtagcattttcagtgggagaaactaaaactgctagtttcagtcattatgcaaatgttctgtttataagtttggggaaacctgcagtcagctgggactgaagaagtcacttggatgagtgacgaaacatttctgcCACTGAAAAACCTCTACGTCCAGAGGAACAGAGTCAACTTTCTGGTACTGCCTTCTTACCTTCCCAAACCAGTATGCGTCGGGAATCGGGATGTGGTCAGTACGGTAGTGCCTGCTGCGTCGGTTCCGGTACAAGATGGACGTAAGGTCCGGAAAGTTCCGGTTCAGGTCAATATTCTGGGCGTTGGTTCGACCATTGGTCCAACCATTCAACAAGTGACCCTGAAACATTTAGATTCACACTAAAAGCATTAAGATGTGTAAGGCTGCTGAGACTGATGACAACATTAACTGTAACGATGTCATGTCCAGACATTAGTAGGTGCCGAGACTATATTAAGAGCAAAATATTATGATTATTAGTCAGGAATCCAAGAAGGAACATGTTAGACTATGACTGTTAATTCTATTGTTAACGTGAAGACAAGATCATATATCCGTCAAGAGAAAGAGTAGCGAATAGAAGCTGAAACCATTAAGTCTTAAACATAAGATGAGATGAGATAAGCATTATTGTCACTGTAAGCACAAGCATGCAATAAAATTGGAATGAGCACAACAATTTCTTTATCTCATCCAAATAATCAACAAAGATATTTTTTTGGATTATTTAAATTGTTACATGCTGTAAACATTTATGTATATGTGTCCATATACAGAACAAATATTTCAACAGTCTGTTTTAactatctctctttttttttttaaatgaatacaaATGGAAAGTTACCACACTACATGCAGTacataacatttaaaatatggTCATATTCATATAAAATGTGTGATACACTCTAaactttcatttgtatttaaatcaTGCTCTCTGGATAAATCACTCAGCGCAGTAAATGTGTTTGCGAGTGTTGCTGTATTTAAATTACTGCACAGTACATGCAATGACAATGGCAGTTCTAACAGTGGACTTCATAATCTTTTTATCAATCCTGTATCAAACAGCTGATACACACATTTAAGCATGGAGACAGTCAGTGTATAATATTTATGCAGTGTGTGTCAGAGGTACAACATCAAGGCTGCATGCATATACaacatttcaaataaatgttCCACCACCAGTGTTGTTATTCCGAGTATTCATTAAGAGATGCCAGCATAGAAGTCTCACCATGTTTGAGAATCCAGCATAATGCATGCCAGAATAAACAGAGCTCAAAGACTTCTACAACTGCTCAACAGGCTAGATAAGTGAAGCAAGGTACATGCAGATTTCACACTGCCAGCTCTGTTATCTATGCAAACTTAATTTCAGATGTTTTGAAACCCTGGCAAATTCAAATCAAAGTTTATGCATTTGTCTGGGAGTAGGTGGACTTGCCCTGGGCAACAAAACTATGTAGACAGACAAGCAGACAGGCTGACAGAGAGGGAGGTAGGAGGTGGAAGCCTGGAGTCATTTTGTAGAGCTTCTGTGCTTACACAGTTATGTATTAAATGGTTAAAAGTTTCCTCTTAGGTTTCAAATTTCACAGTCCATAATCCACATTGAAAAGCTCTGTGCATTAGCTGTTCTTAGCTGACTGACCCACTCTTCCACCTTCACACCTGAAGCTGAGCAGATTAAATAGACCAAGATCATTCAATAAATTGAGATCGGATAATgacagtttgtcttttttctgttaacaataTTTACTTCATGGTTGATGAGCTCCGGGTCATTGTTATCCTCTACCTCTGAGGCGGCTAGCTCATAGCCATCGGGGTTCATGGAGGCTAGAATATGGATGCGAGTGGTGTTGATGATGGTCTGAATTCTTTGGTTTCCCAGGATATATTCCGAACACAGGTACTGGGCCAAGTAGATGAGCAGCTGGCGGCCCAGCACTTCGTTGCCATGCATGTTGCCCACCAACTTGACCTCTGGCTCTACTACAGTTCATGGACAGAAGTGCAAATCATTAAATCTGCattctcttattttttttaaacttttgccATTTTGAGCAGAACAAGCAATAAACACAAATCAAATTATGTATTTAGACAGTTGTTCTGATGAACGTAAtaactgtgtgtctgtttaaACAACCTGAGGAGGGGTCAAAATAACCTTTCAGGAATGTTTGTGTCAATTATCTACTTTTAAAGAAAGCACCTGGCTTGTTAGCTGAGGCTATATTGAGAATATATATTTAGTGTAAAAAATCTAAAGCTGGAAACAATTTTAAGAGGGCTAAGATAAAGCCAAAAGAATAAAGTTGAGTGAGAGATCTTGCATTTAAGACATCGAGCTAAATAATGGTAAAACCCTGCAGAGCTGAGAGGAGCTGCTATTCGCTGATAAGATCACAAATAGCAATGCTGTATGTAAAATATCTGATCATTTGTTTTCCCCAAATCTTAGAGaggtaaaacatttttttaaataacatcaTACATTTGCATTAACCTTCCTTACTCACAAAGCTCATGGTGTCCGGGGTTGTTGGTGAACTCAATCACCAGTAGATCCCTGCCCTCAGTGCTCCGTCCGATGCTGTAGACGTGGGAGATATGAGAGCACTTGGCTGCTGTTCTCTTCAGGATGCTGTACATCTGTGCATTGGAGGTGTAGGTGAACTGAATGATAGTACTGGGCTCCTGAGGAGAGAGACTGGACAGTGCTTGCTCCTGTCTGGCTGGAGGAGGGACACCAAGATTTAGGGGAAGGCAAGAAGAGTGCTTCAAAAGAGCATCAGACTTACTCAGGCAGTATACAGAGCATTAACATGACCTTTACCTTTCAGCCCTGCCAGCGGATCAAAGCAGCCTTCTTGATCACTGGCAAAGAAGCGGTCACAATCCAGGAAATAAGGCCAGGCCATCTCAATGGCCTCAAGGGCATGTATACAGTCCTTCCTCAGTGCCTCACATGTGCTCCGGCAGGGTTTGACCATCTTGTCATCTCGGCAGGGTGAGGCCAGTACTGAGCAACCTACAAGACGAATCTCAGGGGAGCACTCCCCATTCAAAAGGCCATGGATGACACTTAGGAGGAGGTACTCTGCCCCTGACTCTGCCTCCAAACGAGTCCGATGACCAAGGATGTTAGGGAATATGGTTCTGGATATAATGTATACATGATTTTTTAACAGCATGATTTACATCAACATGTAAAAAACAGCACCTTATGAGACCGTTGTGTAGTTACGGTTTTTGTTGGCAAGATTTTTTGGccaagccctgtaacttacctAGAGTATTCCAAATCATTACAATAGCCCAGGTTCAGCTCTGTGCATTTAGCTGTTGGAACAGAGCAGATGTAAAGAAAGACAAGGAGTCAAAAAGAGGACACACATGGTTCAAttaaatcattatttttaagtattctttacatgtttttttcGCCAGTGCTCAAATATAAAGACTATACTGTAAATCACATATTTACGAGTAGTTTGAAGATAATGCCTTATCTCTTTGGATACAGTTCATATGGATTACATGGTTTGAGTTTTTCACATTCCTTCAGAGCTCTGATGTTGTATGATTATGTGCCATTAGCCCTGACTTGTTATGACTTGTTCACTGTCTCTTGGATGAGACTCAATTAGAtcagtttttttgggggggaaagcACCATTT
This sequence is a window from Oreochromis niloticus isolate F11D_XX linkage group LG6, O_niloticus_UMD_NMBU, whole genome shotgun sequence. Protein-coding genes within it:
- the cpz gene encoding carboxypeptidase Z isoform X1; the protein is MQLGLLVMFLFWAKTSLCVPQQSCHPGDEYLGRCSNSAYEEKPKCTELNLGYCNDLEYSRTIFPNILGHRTRLEAESGAEYLLLSVIHGLLNGECSPEIRLVGCSVLASPCRDDKMVKPCRSTCEALRKDCIHALEAIEMAWPYFLDCDRFFASDQEGCFDPLAGLKARQEQALSSLSPQEPSTIIQFTYTSNAQMYSILKRTAAKCSHISHVYSIGRSTEGRDLLVIEFTNNPGHHELLEPEVKLVGNMHGNEVLGRQLLIYLAQYLCSEYILGNQRIQTIINTTRIHILASMNPDGYELAASEVEDNNDPELINHEGHLLNGWTNGRTNAQNIDLNRNFPDLTSILYRNRRSRHYRTDHIPIPDAYWFGKVAPETYAVMKWVRSLPFVQSASLHGGDLVISYPFDYSRHPHEERMFSPTPDEQVFKQLARTYADAHATMSNNDTERCGASFYRTRGIINGALWYSFAGGMSDFNYLHTNCLEITVELGCDKFPSEAELYPEWKRNKEALLSFLESVHRGIKGIVKDVNDNGIKDATISIRGVRKDVTTAEEGDYWRLLNPGTHIVTATAKGYSKVTKRVYLPHTMRKAGRVDFVLQKVPVEPDIDDHLFPTADTWDRFDPYNQFEQYRDPDVGDSGREREEKPWWWNYFSQSGISPPTWLLRNV